The nucleotide window aatgaaaacacaccAAAGAtcggacaaaaaaaagatgtcagtgTGTGAAATTAGGCCATGGGTATGGAAGTAAATCTGTGCCATCAGACTTCGACAAAATTCAAGGCGGTAAAAATTCAGTGTTATAAATTCAATGTCGAAGTCTGATGGCACAGATTTACTTCCATACATGGAAGTACTTACCTCAAGAGGCACAAAGTTGATGTTAATGAACTGGAAAGGTGTCCAAACTTTCCAGTTCATCTTTAGAGCAGTCCAGTAACTTCCTTTAATCTTCTTTATAAAGTCATCAGATCCTTTTGCCTGAGAAAAGATTCAAACGTGGGCTACTTATTAagttatttcacattttaaaataaattagcatCCATAACAACTTGTGAGCTCTCTGTGAAGTTTAAAGTTCAAAAACTTCGAGGTTTTCCATCAAACATTTACCTGAGAACTTTTCTTAATCGGCTCACATCATCATCCGGTACCCACCTCCAGGATGTTCATCACCAAGtagaaaatcaacaggaagccgGGAGAAAAAACAAGGCGATCCAATAGGAGACGTTTGATGAGACAGTACTGATCTGTAGTTGGTATCCACAGCTCCATCAGATGGTAAAAGTAATGACTGACTGGTCCAGTAATGAACAACCTGGGACAACATAGCAGAGAGTGACTGCCACCAAATGGCTGATAATTGTTGAATAttgatgttttaatattgttttaaattgcTCCAATAATGGATAGTTATGTTACAGTTCATTCATCATTTTGTTTTCTACACCACTTATCTACTTTTTATacatattaaacaaaaacacacatgcaGGAAGAATGAGTCTAacccagaactgtgaggcagatgtgctatgTCACAGCTCAATTAAGTACTACGTAAGACAGGAAAAGCCGACTAGAACATCTGGGGGGTTAATCAGAGCCATCTTAGTGGCGGGTGTGTGCTGACTCTATTTTACATGAGTTTGAATATGATTCATTATGTGGTTTATTCTGAATGCAGCCACATTCCCAgttagagggtgtgcacacttgtgcaatcacattatttcaattatttgttGGTATTTCTCTCTGACTTTTTGAACTATTTTGTTAGCCTATACAGTAAGTAACGTTCatggtggaaaatgtttttaaattgtttgtctCATACTTATCACAGAAAaacctgcatttaaaaaaaaatgatgtgtagactttttacatccactgtaagtacgttaaaaataaaataaaatggggaaaaaaaacatctcaccCATAAATGGCAAACCGTGCCGCTCCAGCTGTATCAATCTCTTTGGCTTTTGCATCACTTTGGGACTTTTTTCTTGCCTCCAAAATCTGAGAAAGAAGATTTCCCAAAGCTGAGAGGGTGGCACTGAAAATATCAaggacaaacacaaaaacaataaataaaggcGTCGGTGTCAAAAACTTGACATGGaggaaatgtatgaaaggttcAAGCAGAAGCTGATTGGCTGAAGAGAGACGAATCGATCAATGCAAGCTTCAACTTAAAATTGATAACCTAAGCAAAGTTTAGAAAACGAGTGTCTGTCAACTGAGGACACAGAAAACTGGCTGCAGAGCAGCAGCAAAGCAAACATGTCAAAGTCCACAACTACGAACCTTGTTATAGATTTAGTCAGAATGGGGTATTTCTTCAGAAGAAATAGATACTGATGAAGTAAACGATACTGAATCGGCGCGTCCCGAAGAGGCAAACTTTGCACGGGCATTGTCACGTCTTCTGCTACgtgatttttcaaaaaatatttaaacaataaacatgGTCCGAACTTCGCTTCGGGGCACCTTAAACGCTTCCGGTTGACGTCGCAACGTCACCACTGCTTTTGTACGTCATCATACATTACCGGAAGTATTCACCCAGTGGACGAGTTTTCGTTTTGCGTGTAAAAAGGCGttagaaagccttttttttctgtgtccGGTATTAATACGTTAACCATATTtggaaacaaattaaaataaataaaaatgcaactcGCCAGAGTAGCCACTAAAGTGAATGCAATTGGGGGTGCCCTGGCTTTTAAGCTAAAGCTTTTGTGAAGCACCGAAGATGGTGACCGAACCCAGCCACTTGGGGATGAATTGCTTCGAAAATATCTTCAGTTATTGTGGCTTCTGCGATAGTGCCCTCTCCTGACGAAATGGAAGACTGCACTGGATTTGAACTGATTTGATGCGCACAGCCGCACAATCAAGCTCACGCACGCATCCACTAACCCTGGCCGGACTGCAGCCGGTTCGCGCCCCTGATAGCCAAGCCATTCAAAAGAATGGGGAATGCACACGACTTTAGTCCGTTCGCCAGCGTTATCCTATAACAATTAAGACAATAGAAcaagctttgtgttcaactataCAGGTCCACATTTTACACTGATGAGCTAGATAGGGCTTCacggtggttagcacgtccgcctctcaattctgaggactccgggtcgagtccaggctccggccttcctgggtggagtttgcatgttctccccgtacccgcgtgggtcttctccgggtactccggtctcctcccacattccaaagacatgcatggcaggttaattgggtgctccaagaaaatggatggatggagttagaTAGAGTAATCATTATTTTAGTTATGTCACGTGACTTGGGTGAACATtagatgtgtttgtttgtttgtttgtttgtttgttttactgtaGAATATGAcccttgtttttgcctccaaaaAAGTTGTGTAACACAGCTGCTATGGACTAATGATTCTCAGGAAAAGATACTCAGGCAGTTGTTCAAGTTTATGGATATATGTTAGGGTAGAACTACATCACCACCGACCAGGTGCCCCCGGCGGTATTGTAAAAGTACCTAAGCGTGGCGCTATTGAGCTAGACGTAATCCATCATGTTGCATGGATTTACTTCCAGGCATGAATGAGCAGCTTTTTGACCAAATGTTGCTGAGCAACTGTttgaataaaatacataacacaTATAGCATAATAGCACTGTTGTACTTTTACATTCTAGGTGTTACAAAGAATCGGCATTGCTCAGTTTGTCCTCATGTAGGACTAAAATTTCCAGGACTTGGGAGTCTTTGTGTGGCCAGGGACAAAAGATTGTGGATTAGCAGTGTGGCACATTGCAGATGTATGCGTGTATGGGCAGGTTGTAGGAGGGCTTGGTACGCCGGTGGGCTCACCACACGAAAAAATGCTGTTTGGTGAGATTGCAGTCAGGAGGGGAGGGGGTGTAGATGGTGCTGGAGGTGGAGTAGGGATGCAggtgctgggggggggggggggggggagtgttgaataaaaaaaaaaaaaaaaaaaaaaaaatcaactttagtTCACTATCTTCATGCCCCAAGGAGAAATGAAAAGATTCACAAGAGTAATGTGCAGAAAAGTTTGCATACTAATGCTGATATAAACATCAGCACTTATGACATTTACCAGCGTGAGTTTGCGTCCCAAACTTCAACCTGTGCCTGCATTCCTCCTGAAGGACAACAACAATACGGTGTAATGAAGAGCCTTTGATTGGCTCTCTCAGTAGCCAATCGGAATGCAGGGAATGTATCCCTGGGAAGCCTCATCTGGTGTTTGCACTCACTTGATACGTTACCTGACTGCGAGCGCAGAGACACAATCTCATTTACCTTCTCCAACACCGTCCACCACTGAGGCTCATTGTGTCCAGCACTTTGCCATTTTGGActgaacttggaaaaaaaaaatggctgtggCAAACTTCCACTACATTACTCGTATGAGCAGCGGCTTCAAAGTCTACATTTTAGAGGGTaagatttgttttatgtttttttgcttttaaattttTGAGTTGATAATGTAAATGTTTGAGCTGAATCATTTTAACATGATCATCACAgacatcattttattgttttattcatttgtcgttaactgaaaaataattaaccaAATGTCTTAGCTTAAATGCTATCAGTGTTGTCATACTGAGCCTGAATCATGTTTTTGTGATTAGTCTTCATTTAAAGTACAAATGAAAGGATAATGCACCATATTCCTTTCCTAATGAGGGAAAATATCCATGCCCGAGGCTGTAGAAAATCAGCATAGGTGTGGTTAAACCTGCCCCCACCCACTCCCTCCACAATGACTAGGAGTAGCTCACAGGTGTAGTGAGCACCAACAGGCGTTTTATACAATGCAAAATAGCTCATCTCGACCATTGTATTTGAATCATGGCAAGCTGATTTTCTTTTGACGCATTAACTGAGTGATTTGAATAAGAGTTGAAGGTACTTGACATCAATGTGTATTTGAAGGTGCCAACTAACCAGTATACATAGTAAGAAAACCCTCAAAAAGTCTCAATACGCATTCTGTGATTTACTGTGCGGGTCATTTCGGAATATGAGGGCTAACTGAATACACTTgtagtatttatatatttttatttaaccatgtaaaaatgtttgagaacTAATTCTCAAATACAAACATgactaaacaaaatatatttagcAATTATCACTATGTTTCACCATGTGTGTCAGCTGAAATTCAATCCATGACCAAACCGTGTGTTTCTCCATCATTACAAAATGTGTTGATTCCCCCCATTTGAAGGTGTGACCAGGACAAATGCCAGCATTACgcagaaaaacaacatttaccGTTAGCATTGAATCAGCTGTGTCGTGTTGTAACGCTCACAGATCAGGTCCATCGAGTTTTGCAACTTAACGGAGTTTGCAATTAACGCTGAGCCCGCGAAAATAAAGAACGTTTTCACACGAGAATCCAAACAAGCAGTCAAATTAATTAGTCCTACAATTGATCTGTCACAATTTTGACTTTGTTTTAGCAAATGAACAACACAAAGTGTATAAAAGACTCCCATTCTTCCTTTTCTTCAGGTCAGCCTCATCTGAGAAGTGAAGACCGATTCAGACATATGACAAATGAGCGAACTCGGACCACGACGGTGTACCCTAAACGCAAACGTAGCCATGAAAGATGTCTCACCTTGGAGGAAAGGTTGGTGTACTGCTTATAATCAAGCTCACACTTTTATTTCTACATTCTTCCTTGTAATATCACCtttcatgtttgtttatttcaggCGCGAACGGGTCCTGAGTAGAAGCAATGGTAAAACTGTGCAGAGAACAGCAACCGTACCCGCGCCGGTACCATCAGCAGTCGTGTTTAATAACCCTCAAAGTCCCACTTCCAACTGGAGCCCAACACCAAGCCCAACTAGCCCTCTGCCCTCTCATGTGTACTACACCCCAGTCATGGATGAACCTCTTGCTCTCATCAAGAAACCCAGAAAGGAACTAGAGAGCACAGAAGAGAAGACTAAAAATGCCAACACACGTCAGATCCAGgtaatgttttttggggggaaaacaaCAAGAAGAAATCATATTTCAACGTCAATTAGGGTGTTACCGAATACAGTTTGTGCCTTTGTAGTGTCAGTGTAGCTGCAGGCTAACCACCATTGCGGTACATCATGTGCAGTCAGTGAATCCAGCTGTACACAAGCAGGTCCTAGCTTGTCCCAGCTATGCAACCTAGCCAGATTGGAGAAGAAAATGTGAGCAATGGAGGGAAGGAATGCCATCAACAAGACCAAACAAACTGTTCTCACTTTGACCTGTTTATGGACTGCGGGTGGGATCCGTCCTCTGTTGGCAAACCAGTTCAAGCAGTTTTCCCAAATCGTTTTCTTTCCATGTTCAATCCATACACTATTTTGAAAGGTTTATTTCTGAGATTTTAACACTAACTGAAT belongs to Festucalex cinctus isolate MCC-2025b chromosome 5, RoL_Fcin_1.0, whole genome shotgun sequence and includes:
- the pxmp2 gene encoding peroxisomal membrane protein 2, whose protein sequence is MPVQSLPLRDAPIQYRLLHQYLFLLKKYPILTKSITSATLSALGNLLSQILEARKKSQSDAKAKEIDTAGAARFAIYGLFITGPVSHYFYHLMELWIPTTDQYCLIKRLLLDRLVFSPGFLLIFYLVMNILEAKGSDDFIKKIKGSYWTALKMNWKVWTPFQFININFVPLEFRVLFANVIALFWYAYLATVRK
- the vgll4l gene encoding vestigial like 4 like isoform X2, with amino-acid sequence MAVANFHYITRMSSGFKVYILEGQPHLRSEDRFRHMTNERTRTTTVYPKRKRSHERCLTLEERRERVLSRSNGKTVQRTATVPAPVPSAVVFNNPQSPTSNWSPTPSPTSPLPSHVYYTPVMDEPLALIKKPRKELESTEEKTKNANTRQIQMRPSVITCASSLRKPTVSCDVQQRHSSVPKCNYGHVVEEHFQRSLGANYQKTHSQQLSISVSVDDHFAKALGDKWLQIKSKSSSCSSTPPSSPSISHSPAYVQSPHPPMKESTSKSPPASSHWSVN
- the vgll4l gene encoding vestigial like 4 like isoform X1; translation: MAVANFHYITRMSSGFKVYILEGQPHLRSEDRFRHMTNERTRTTTVYPKRKRSHERCLTLEERRERVLSRSNGKTVQRTATVPAPVPSAVVFNNPQSPTSNWSPTPSPTSPLPSHVYYTPVMDEPLALIKKPRKELESTEEKTKNANTRQIQMRPSVITCASSLRKPTVSCDVQQRHSSVVPKCNYGHVVEEHFQRSLGANYQKTHSQQLSISVSVDDHFAKALGDKWLQIKSKSSSCSSTPPSSPSISHSPAYVQSPHPPMKESTSKSPPASSHWSVN